TCTGGTTTGTTTACAGTCCTTCCAaccattttctatttctgctgttttccctgtgtttctgtCCTGTTTCTATACATTACCAACAGAAATTCACTGAATGAATTTAATGAGCCATCTACTCagttataatatatatattatatatatcagGGGATAAAGTGTTTCACATACAGGTGATTTAGgaagtgctttttttcccttttttttaaagtctgtagCAAGTCACTTCACTTTCTTTAAAGTATCTTCACACTTGCTATTTTTATGTCCtttgctcagcagagcagactgCAAGTCTTCTTCatatttctgcagctgagaCCAAAATCCTGCATTCGGTTCTGCTACAGGTCTGGCAGTTTTCACAGCCTAGAGAACAGGAGAGACATGGTAGAAGCAAGGTATCCTGCATTTGTGGGGGTCATGCAAATGAACTTTGAACTTAAAATTTTGAGAAGATTtactttggttttgatttggcTCCAGAGTAAGAAACAGCTATTTTGGTGAGCTGACTTCACTCTGTGCTTGCTAAGAACTGGCACATGGGCCCGATCACAGAACGGATTCGTGGGCAAGACTCAAGACAGAGCTGTTGATTTGCTGGAAATGGGAAAGTCTCTCTCCAAGAGCAGTGACACTGCTCATGTTTAAGATGATAGTGTGAAACTTGGTCACTCTCTGCAGTCTCTGAATTAAGCAGATTGGCTATCTAAAGTGATACACCTGACGAGTGGGTGAAGACTAAAAACCCATAAAGCACAAGTAGTTTGTATTGCACAGGCTTCCTAGGAAAGCTGCCATGTCATTGCTTATTGCAATACAGCTCTGGCTGATAGCAAGCAGGTCCTGAGGCATGCAGGGCCTAACAGGAATGTCTCTGTGCAGAACAGTTCCTGCACTCACTGTATGTGTCCTCACTTGTCATGGCTGGGcaaacaacagagaaaatgttCACTAAGCAACCAGCTTTGTACGTTTGCTACCTGTGCTTAAAGCCTACTTGCATTTGTATTTATCTTCATCCTAGAAACCCCTCACTGAAAACTTTTTAGACCAAGCTGGGCACGAAAAAACTTACAGGGGATTGTTTATTCAAATGTTGAATCTCTGTGTAAATGGTGAGGGGCAGGTGAAAGCACCAAAATAATTCTACAAGAAATCATCATTACTCATAAGAAGCACTgcatttcttccccaaaagagCAGTAAATACGAATCTGGCTGTAGGCACACTACCTCGAAGGCGTCCTTGAGCGAGAGCTGCCGGTGTCTCATGAGATAGGCGGTGCAGATGGCGGCGGAGCGGCTGCGGCCGTTCTTGCAGTACACCAGGCACCTCCCGCCGGCCCGCACGGCCTCCTCGATAGCGGCACCGCACGGCTCGAAGAACCGGGCCAGGTCCTCGGCCGGGTCATCGAACACGGGCACACGGATGCCGCGGACCCGCCGCAGGCCGGGGAACGGCTGCTGCCGTGTGACATTCACGCACAAGGTGATCCCCTCccgcagcagcagctcctcgtCGCACGCCGCCCTGGCCGTGCCCAGCAGCAGCGAGGAGGTGAccgggcacagctggagcatcGGCGGACACGGGGCAGCCACGGCGCTCCCGGCACGGCCGCCCTGCCCTGCTGTATTTATCCTGCTGTATTTATCCTGCTGTATTTATCCGCTCCTGCGGGCGCAGCGGCTCCAGCAGGTCCTAGTGCCGGCTGCAGCCCGGCAGCTGCTGCGCTTGGGAAGCTGGAAGCGCTTTCACAGCCCACGGCTCACTTGTAAAGCCAATGGATCTGTGCAGTCgctgcccccagagcagctgctcaccTGCTGTGTTCTGCACGGCAATGCTGCCGTGCTGTCCGTGCAGTGATGCAAccctgaagttgtgtcagggcGGCTTTAGGCTGGAgattagaaaaaggttcttcagcCAGAGAGTTGTTgggtactggaacaggctccccagggcagtgggcacagcaccaaacctgagttcaagaagtgtttgaacAGTactcttgggcacatggtgtgacccTTGGGGATGTTCTGTGTGAGGCAGAAGCTGGACTCCATGACCCTTGTGGGCCTTCCAGTCAgtatattctgtgattctgtgattctgatcTTCTCCAGAGCATCTCGATGCCACTCGCCTACAACAAAAGCGTCTTTTGAGTGCCCAGAAAATGATTTACTAGGCTGGCCAGATAGCGTAGTGCTAATCTTTCTGGACTTCAGTAGAATTGCTGGTGTGCTGCGAGGGCAGAGAGTACCTTACACCAGAGTGTGCTGACATGGGTTTGAGCTGCACAGGACAGGTGGGGATGTGGCCAAGGCCAGCCAGGTGAAGGTCACATTGGCCAGTGCTGGGCAGGTGCTGCTCACAGGTGCCAGCTGCTTCCTGGAGGCTGAGCTGCTTCAACCCTTGGCTTTCAGGCAAAACAGGAACATTTGGCTGATATTTGCTGCTGACACAAAACCCGAACtgttgcagcagcagagcacagacaggTGTGAAATGCAGAGCCACTCATTAAGGAATTGAAAGTGATGAGCTTTTATTTGATCATGGAGGAAGGAGAACTCGACCTGCCACACACCTGATGTGATTTGTCACTGGCAGCCTGTCAGCGAGGTGCTGGCTCTGGGGCCAAAGGAGTCGGCTCTCTGCCATGAGCACAGGAGCATGGTGTCCCCTCCTGTTACCCAGCACATGGCTCAGCTCCCACATGCAGGCTTATTCATCTGCCCCCTTGCTTCCTGTGCTCAGGGCATGTGGCTGGTGCAAGGCCAAGTTCAGGTTGGgatcctgcagctggaaaggagaaaactcAACAGGAGACCCTGATGctgcccaccccagcagcaTGGGGAGGGCTCCTGGATTCCCCCACAGCCACTCTTACCAGGGATTTTGGATGTTCCCTGGCAGAGGCTCTTGCCCAAATTAGCCTTTCTGTGGCACACCCCTTATTCCCAGGCCATGATGCTGGCATTCAGGCAAGGAACCTTTCTGCAATCACTGCCAGGGACTTCCTTGTGGGATAGGCATTTGACAATTCCCCACACTGGAATagagccagctgctgcctctgacaGAGGCTCATCCCTCTTCTGCCTGCACTCATCACTGGGCTTTCTTGGGCTCTTGCAGAGGGTCCCTGGGTGGTGCTTTATGGCACACTCCAGTTCATACCAAAACCATAATCTTTATTTTGCATGGCATCATCCTTGCTGTGCCCTGAACCCTCCACTGATCTGTGTGGGTGGCAGTAGCCCATCAGATTGCTCTGGGGTTTGCCAGAGAAGCCTGGTGTGAGTGACTGGTTTGCCAGTTcctgcagctcatcccagcaCTGGTCCAGGTGCTGTCCAGGTGACACCATCTCAGGGCACCATTCTTGTCCTCATTTAGCACCAGCAAATGCCACTGAGGCTGCACCTGAGCTCCCTCTCTCTGAGGCTATGGATGTTTATTTGCCACCTGCCTACAGCTGACTTAAGGATGGTCAGTCATGCCAGAAAGGTGATCCCTTCCCACCAGCCTGCCCTGCACCGTGTCTCAGTGCAGAGGAGGAGTTAGGAGCAGGGCAGTTGTCACTACACACAGAGTAATGTATAAGTTAAACACAAATGCCATCTTCTGGCAGTGAAGCTGGTTGCTGCCTCTGTAAGAAGATGGTCGAAGGCAGGGTAAGAGCCTCACCCCTTCATTAGGAAAGCTCTGATGCCCTCTGATGATCCAGATTTTCCTGGGGTATTTCTGGTCTTGGTGGCACTGGGGTATGCTGCCAACAGCCCCAGTCACAATGGCTGTCTCCTGTCCTCCTGCCATGCACCTGCAAAGTGTCTGGCCCCAGGGTCTTGGTGAGCTCccaggatgtgctgggctgctctTGGAGCCCTTGAAGCCTTCCATGTGTGGCTGCAGGGGAGTGGGAGCTGAGCTTGTACCACACCCTACACCTCCTGCAAGCTCTTAGCAGTGAATTTACAAACATGCAGCGTTCAGTGACATTATgaactgcagaaatgttttcagacaCCTTTAGTAAACACCAAGCTGTAAGAGGCTGTTATTTCAGATTGCAATTAGACTCTGAGGAGGCAAAACAAGTGACTGGTGTGCACAAAACTTCTCCAAGGAGAAAACCTATATTTTTCCACTTGTATTTATACAAATGCATGCATATGGTGCAAATAGCTGTAGCTGAAGGAGAGGAATCTAAATAAATACCTACTCACTCAGGGGTATCAGTCAGTTTATTAAATTCAGCTGATATTTGCTTCCAGGCAGAAGGATACACTTTTAGTAGTTTTCAGTTACCAAGTCTCTTGTAGACATTTCACGAGCAGCTTCCAACACATCACCTTGACAGCTGCACTTACCCACTTCTGGAAGTGGACAGAGCTGAAGCACAAACCTTTCTGCTGCATCAGCTCAGTCTCAAGCACATGCTGGAGATGAAACATCCCCTTCGCTGCTTTGCTTGCTGTGAGCCCATCCAACAGCTGCACTGGTGCACAGCCATGGTCTGTACAACACTTTGTAATGACAAATACCAAGggcatttctgattttttataCTGTTATGCCAGGACTTTCTGTGCTTCTAGATGAGAGATAACTTAAGATCCTCGCTTTGATGGCTCAAACCAGGCTCACCTTGTTCCCACAAACATCCATAGaacccagcagctgctcctctgaaaGGTACAGGAATGCAGGCAGATCCCTATTTATTGCCAACACTGCCATCAGCCCATTACACACTTGTGGCTGAAACATGGTTTAATTCCTCAGGGCTCCTGACCTGGCCTTTTCCCTTTATagcaagggaaaaagaaagaaaatgccagaCTTGTCTTtaaatggagaagaaataatTGCCCTGTAAATACAGATTTGTCTCCAGCCTTTTTATTTATACAAGGATTCAAAGAACATATTTCAACTTTAGATAAACAGTGCAAGAGAGTTACAAGTACCTTggtaacagaaagaaatagatAACTGTCCAGCTATGCTGATAAGTGAAATAATTCTTATTCCTGCAGATAGAAATGCATCTGTTTAAAGCAAAGGTGGACTTTAGATATTCTGCTATACCTTAGCCCCTACCAAGCCCACCAGAAAACAACAGGCAGCTTGTCATCTGTAAATGAGAAGTAGCTGTGCTCTCAAAGCCTTTTGAGACCCTCACCATTGTTTAAAACACACGTTATGGCACAAAGAGCAGGCTGAAAGACAGAGACACTTGGAAATTCACCGTTTATGgttctccctgcccagggacagggcctttgtaaatattttttcctacacCACTACCCCCTCCAGACTCCTGTCAGGTATGAGGCCTTTTCACACCAGGACATGATGGACCTCCATTGAAGCAGATGTttctcccagccagcccagTTCCTCAGAGATCCCCTCATGCAGCCAAGCCAGAGCAGCCACCAGCCACGGGGAGGGGTGTCacagtgttttccagcaggcagcagcccaggaaatGTCATTCATAAGCAATGAAAGGCCACAGGTTCTGCACCAACCTGACCACAGGCTTGGGACTTGTCTGGAGCTGGGTTGATTTCAGCTTGTTCAGCCACACCAGTGATTGTTTAGTCAGCAATAATTACAGTTTGTTTTAGTTTAGAGTTGATATCCTGGAGGCTCTCAGCCATTTCAGCTCCTGGGGAAGGTCATGGCCAAACACAGCCCCAGgccatggcagcagctggggaaacaACTTCAGGGcaagagagaacagaaaaactgaGCACCCAGGGACCAACAAGAAGCAGCAGTGTAGGCTGACCATGGACATATGATGTACAAATCAACCCCAGGAGGAAGTGTCACCACCACCATTGAGCACctctgggcacagagcagaCCCAGCCCCCTGCACTGCCCCACCTTGGGCTGCTGTCCTGGTCTCACCCTGGCTTGGCTTCTGGAAGGTGGAAGCTGCCACCCCCATGGTCAGGAGGGACCTGAAAGTGGGAGCTCAACCCCAGCCTGGAGGTGAAGGCATCAGGAAGGGTTTCCCCTGCATAAcatattttactgtttctttgaGGTTTTGCCTTATTAATTTGCACtatcatgttttttttttcttgtaacaTAACCACTAGTTTGGTCTATTAAATTGTTAAAACATTAACTGGATAATCCGTAAATTCCTGGCTTCACATTTAAGATGGAAGAGACTCATAAGAAGCTTTTGAGGATAAACaggcagacagaaaaatttaattgcaCAGAAATGGAAGTGACTTTCAAGCTCCAATTCTGCAAAGCAAACCACTGACCTTAGCGTCCACGTGTTAAAACCCCAACCCAACTGTGTTTTCAGAGGGTacaaatgttttaattcttcctccctccccccacacatttttctttttttttcttttggatgtAATTCTGCAGGATTGGTTGTGGGGACTGTTataactgaaatttaaatttgtatttgcaattctgattaaaaaaaaaaaaattaaaaagaaaatctagaACAGTAAAAATCATGTGAATTTGCTGTATGTGTAGGAGTAAATAAACCTAGACAAAACCACAACTTACATTTATCCTCTCCAGGGTTCTGATGGGTGGAGTGGCACTGTCTGTCCTTCAGCCATTGTCCAGCACCCCAGTGTTCATTTCTGACACCTGAGTGGATCAGGTATGATTGTGCCTTACAAGAAGGTGAGGCCAAGGCAGAAAGAATGCACAGTCAGTGACATTAATCACTGTGACTCGGAGCTGGCCTCAAATCTGCCCCTCAGTGCCACCACTGGGCCCCAGGGAGGGCAGAACTGGCTTTCAGCATTACCTTTCTCATGTCCTTATCTTTCCTTAAACTGCACACTTTAGAAACTGCTAATGTTaaaaatgggtttgttttttttttctttcttagaaaaCAGCCAAACCCCAAGCCATAATGTTTGCTCAGCCCAAAGGCACGTTTCCtctgaaaagacagaagaattGCTCAAATGCTGAATAAAGCAAGAGacaagcccagctctgccctctctCTCAGCCCAATACAAACCCATCTGAAGCTCAAACCCAAGCTGTGTGTGCTCCTGGCCCAAGCAGTCCCAGTGACTGTGTTGTATCCAACATCTGCTACACCTATGGCTCCAGCCCGTGCTTGCTGCTCACCAGGCACAGAAGCCTCTGGAAGCCCCAAACACAGAGCCCTTCCAAGCACAGACACTCCTACAGCTACGTGAGGACAATTGTAAATTCACTCACCATCCCCAGTCTCAAAACCTGGCACAGAGCCCACCCCACCAAGCAATTTGGGGTTAGGGCAGCTGCCCACATCACCCAGAGGCTGGTgagtgctgggatggggcagcaaAGGGTGAGCCTGGCCCTCTCCTGAGCCAAAACTGCCGGTGCTGTGTGAGCTGCCGGCTCAGCCCGTGCCTGCAGGCTCGGGGAAGGTGTTTTGGATGATGgggaaggaacagagaaaatggGGAATTCATTAAAAACCTACAATGCAACTGGAACAAACAGCAAAGGTAGaaagaaatcccaaacaaaatGTGTCCCATCCTCACATTCCCCCTGGTGGGTGCTGCCTTGAGCCAGTGCTCTGGGTAGGGACCCAGTGCCAAGGTGATCCCCAccagcccctctctgccctAAGGCAGCTGCTTCAAGGGGCACAACCAGTCCCAAAGCTCCAGTTAGCAAAATGTCCCTGGTTTCTTTTattaccaagaaaaaaacaaacagattcCTGTCTATGGCTGGGGCCAGAGAAGGAGGAGGCAGCACAACTGTCTGTCACACAGAGAATCTCACTGTGCATATTTGCATCTCTCTGTTACCTACAATGGTACTGCACTGCAGGTAGAAATTGGACCTTTGTTACTTGGGTAAAAAATGGCTTTCCAACTAGCATGCAAAGAAAAAGTACCCCAAACCCCAA
The Parus major isolate Abel chromosome 9, Parus_major1.1, whole genome shotgun sequence DNA segment above includes these coding regions:
- the DUSP28 gene encoding dual specificity phosphatase 28, which gives rise to MLQLCPVTSSLLLGTARAACDEELLLREGITLCVNVTRQQPFPGLRRVRGIRVPVFDDPAEDLARFFEPCGAAIEEAVRAGGRCLVYCKNGRSRSAAICTAYLMRHRQLSLKDAFEAVKTARPVAEPNAGFWSQLQKYEEDLQSALLSKGHKNSKCEDTLKKVK